From a region of the Hippopotamus amphibius kiboko isolate mHipAmp2 chromosome 3, mHipAmp2.hap2, whole genome shotgun sequence genome:
- the LOC130849653 gene encoding olfactory receptor 4A47-like isoform X1, with protein sequence MEQRNNVTEFVLLGFTQSIQGQKILFVVFLLIYIVTIVGNLLIVLTVVFSPTLDTPMYFFLGYLSFMDAVYSTTVTPNMILDLLYEKKYISFQACMTQLFTEHLFGGAEILLLVVMAYDRYVAICKPLHYLTIMNQRVCVLLLLLAWAGGFLHAIVNILFVYNLPFCGPNIIDHFGCDMYPLLKLACTDTHIIGLTVVANDGVICVVLFMLLLTSYGVILHSLKNVCQEGRRKALSTCGSHITVVVLFFVPCIIMYVRHPSTLPIDKSLAVFYSIITPMLNPLIYTLRNGEMQNAMKKLWNRNAISYNK encoded by the coding sequence ATGGAACAAAGGAACAATGTGACTGAGTTTGTCCTCTTGGGGTTCACTCAGAGCATCCAGggtcagaaaatattatttgtcGTGTTCTTGCTCATCTACATTGTGACGATAGTGGGCAACCTACTCATTGTCCTGACTGTGGTGTTCAGCCCAACCCTGGatacccccatgtacttctttcttgGCTACTTGTCATTTATGGATGCTGTTTATTCTACTACTGTCACCCCAAATATGATTCTAGACTTACTCTatgagaaaaaatacatttcattccAAGCTTGTATGACCCAGCTTTTCACAGAGCACTTatttggtggtgctgagattTTACTCCTGGtggtcatggcctatgaccgctacgtggccatctgcaaacccttGCATTATTTGACAATCATGAATCAGCGAGTGTGTGTTCTGCTGCTGCTCTTGGCCTGGGCTGGTGGGTTTTTACATGCTATAGTTAATATTCTCTTTGTTTACAACCTTCCTTTCTGTGGTCCCAATATCATTGACCACTTTGGCTGTGACATGTACCCTTTACTAAAACTTGCCTGCACTGACACTCACATTATTGGCCTCACAGTGGTTGCCAATGATGGGGTAATCTGTGTGGTTCTCTTTATGCTCTTACTCACCTCCTATGGGGTCATTCTGCACTCCCTGAAGAATGTTTGTCAAGAAGGGAGGCGCAAAGCCTTATCCACTTGTGGCTCCCACATCACTGTGGTGGTCCTCTTCTTTGTGCCCTGTATTATTATGTATGTGAGACATCCTTCCACCTTACCCATTGATAAATCCTTGGCTGTATTTTACAGCATTATCACCCCTATGCTGAATCCTCTAATCTATACTCTGAGAAATGGAGAGATGCAAAATGCCATGAAAAAGCTCTg
- the LOC130849653 gene encoding olfactory receptor 4A47-like isoform X2 gives MEQRNNVTEFVLLGFTQSIQGQKILFVVFLLIYIVTIVGNLLIVLTVVFSPTLDTPMYFFLGYLSFMDAVYSTTVTPNMILDLLYEKKYISFQACMTQLFTEHLFGGAEILLLVVMAYDRYVAICKPLHYLTIMNQRVCVLLLLLAWAGGFLHAIVNILFVYNLPFCGPNIIDHFGCDMYPLLKLACTDTHIIGLTVVANDGVICVVLFMLLLTSYGVILHSLKNVCQEGRRKALSTCGSHITVVVLFFVPCIIMYVRHPSTLPIDKSLAVFYSIITPMLNPLIYTLRNGEMQNAMKKLWRRNI, from the coding sequence ATGGAACAAAGGAACAATGTGACTGAGTTTGTCCTCTTGGGGTTCACTCAGAGCATCCAGggtcagaaaatattatttgtcGTGTTCTTGCTCATCTACATTGTGACGATAGTGGGCAACCTACTCATTGTCCTGACTGTGGTGTTCAGCCCAACCCTGGatacccccatgtacttctttcttgGCTACTTGTCATTTATGGATGCTGTTTATTCTACTACTGTCACCCCAAATATGATTCTAGACTTACTCTatgagaaaaaatacatttcattccAAGCTTGTATGACCCAGCTTTTCACAGAGCACTTatttggtggtgctgagattTTACTCCTGGtggtcatggcctatgaccgctacgtggccatctgcaaacccttGCATTATTTGACAATCATGAATCAGCGAGTGTGTGTTCTGCTGCTGCTCTTGGCCTGGGCTGGTGGGTTTTTACATGCTATAGTTAATATTCTCTTTGTTTACAACCTTCCTTTCTGTGGTCCCAATATCATTGACCACTTTGGCTGTGACATGTACCCTTTACTAAAACTTGCCTGCACTGACACTCACATTATTGGCCTCACAGTGGTTGCCAATGATGGGGTAATCTGTGTGGTTCTCTTTATGCTCTTACTCACCTCCTATGGGGTCATTCTGCACTCCCTGAAGAATGTTTGTCAAGAAGGGAGGCGCAAAGCCTTATCCACTTGTGGCTCCCACATCACTGTGGTGGTCCTCTTCTTTGTGCCCTGTATTATTATGTATGTGAGACATCCTTCCACCTTACCCATTGATAAATCCTTGGCTGTATTTTACAGCATTATCACCCCTATGCTGAATCCTCTAATCTATACTCTGAGAAATGGAGAGATGCAAAATGCCATGAAAAAGCTCTgga